In Streptomyces sp. Li-HN-5-11, the sequence CCGTCATGCCCATGACGACCATCGCCGCGATCATTCCTGTCCCACGCCGCCGCACTGCGCTCTACGCCCCAACCCACTGCCGGATCACCCAACGGAACCGCACAGAACCGGAACCCGTACGGCCGCAAGGCGAAAACTTTCAAAACGTCAGTCATAAGGTCTACACCACGTGAGTGGACTAGACCTCTTGCGGGTCGACGGGTCACACTGTCCCCCGTGGAACACGTCATCGCCCTCGATGTGGGCGGAACCGGGATGAAGGCGGCACTCGTGGCCGCCGACGGCGAACTGCTGCACCAGGCGCGCCGGGCGACCGGCCGCGAGCGCGGGCCCGGCGCCGTCGTCGAGGGCATCCTCGACTTCGCCGCCGAGCTCGGCGCGTACGGCGTCGAGCGCTTCGGCGCGCCCGCGGCCGCCGCCGGGGTCGCCGTGCCCGGCATCGTCGACGAGGAGCGGGGCGTCGCCGCCTACGCCGCCAACCTCGGCTGGCGGGACGTACCGCTGCGCGACCTGCTCACGCGGCGGCTCGGCGTCCCCGTGGTCCTCGGCCACGACGTGCGCACCGGCGGGCTCGCCGAGGGCCGGATCGGGGCGGGCAGGGGCGCCGACCGGTTCCTGTTCGTGCCGCTGGGCACCGGCATCGCGGGCGCCATCGGCATCGACGGCCGGGTGGAGGCGGGCGCGCACGGCTTCGCGGGCGAGATCGGCCACATCGTCGTACGCCCCGGCGGCACGCCGTGCCCGTGCGGGCAGCACGGCTGTCTGGAGCGGTTCGCGTCGGCGTCGGCGGTCAGCAGGGCGTGGGCCCGGGCGTGCGGGGACCCGGACGCGGACGCGGCGGACTGCGCCAAGGCCGTGGAATCGGGAGACGCCAGGGCGCGGACGGTCTGGCACGAGGCCGTGGACGCACTCGCCGACGGCCTGGTCACCGCACTCACCCTGCTGGACCCGCGCACCCTGATCATCGGTGGCGGCCTCGCCGAGGCCGGAGAGACGCTGTTCACACCACTGCGGGACGCCGTGCGCCGGCGCGTCACCTTCCAGAGGCTCCCGTCGATCGTGCCCGCGTCCCTCGGCGACACCGCGGGCTGCCTGGGCGCGGGACTCCTCGCCTGGGATCTCCTCACCACTTCTACGACACCCCGGAGGTAACCACCTGATGGCCACTAGCAAGGTTCTCGCCGGTGCCCGCGTGGTACTGCCCACGGGGATCGTGGACGACGGACGCGTGATCGTCGAGGGCACGCGCATCGCCGACGCCGCCCCCGAGGACGCTCCGGTCCTCGACGTGAGCGGACACTGGCTGGTCCCCGGATTCGTCGACATCCACAACCACGGGGGCGGCGGCGCCTCCTTCTCCGGCTCGGCGGACGACGTGCTGACCGCCGTCCGCACCCACCGATGGCACGGCACCACCACCCTCGTCGCCTCGACCGTCACCGGGGAGATGGACTTCCTCGTCCAGCAGGCGGGGCTGCTGTCCGAGCTGGCCGAGCAGGGCGAGATCGCGGGCATCCACTTCGAGGGACCGTTCATCTCGCCGTGCCGCAAGGGCGCGCACTCCGAGGAACTGCTGCGCGACCCGGACCCGGCGGAGGTGCGCAAGCTCGTCGACGCGGGCCGGGGCTGGGCCAGGATGGTCACCCTGGCGACCGAACTGCCCGGCGGCATCGACTCCGTACGGCTGCTCACCGAGCTGGGGGTGATCGCGGCCGTCGGCCACACGGACGCCACGTACGAGCAGACCAGGGAGGCGATCGAGGCCGGGGCCACCGTCGCCACGCACCTGTTCAACGCGATGCCGGTCCTCGGTCACCGCTCCCCCGGTCCGGTCGCCGCCCTGCTGGAGGACGAGCGCGTCACCGTGGAACTGGTCAACGACGGCACGCACCTGCACCCGGCCGCCCTCGAACTGGCGTTCCGTCACGCGGGCGCGGGCCGGGTCGCGTTCATCACCGACGCCATGGACGCCGCCGGAACCGGCGACGGCCGCTACATGCTCGGCCCGCTGGAGGTCGAGGTCACGGACGGGGTCGCGCGGCTGGTGGAGGGAGGCTCCATCGCGGGGTCCACCCTCACCCTGGACCGGGCCTTCCGGCGGGCGGTGACGGTCGACCGGCTGCCCGTTCAGGACGTCGTGGCCGCCCTCTCCGCCAACCCCGCCCGGCTGCTCGGGATCGACGACCGGGTGGGCTCCCTGGAGCCCGGCAAGGACGCCGACCTGGTACTGCTGGACGAGGACTTCACGCTCAAGGGCGTGATGCGGCACGGCGCATGGGTGATTGAACCGCAACTGGGCTGATCCGTCCGGCCATACGGCCGCAGTGGCCTCACCGAGGGCTGGGCGGTCCGCCGTCCGTTTGGCATGATCGAACCTCCGGAACGAAGCGGCGAACCCACTCACTCGGGGGAGGTCGGCCCAGGTGATCCTCACGGTCACGCTGAACACCGCTCTCGACATCACCTGTCGCGTGCCCTCCCTCAGGCCCCACACCTCGCACCGGGTGTCGCACGTGACGGAACGGCCCGGCGGCAAGGGCCTGAACGTCGCCCGCGTCCTCGCCGCCCTCGGCCACGACGTGACCGTCACCGGATTCGCGGGCGGAACCACCGGGCGCGAGGTACGCGACCGGCTGGCGGACACGCCCGGCCTGGTGGACGCGCTGGTCCCGGTCGCAGGCAGGACCCGGCGCACCACGGCCGTCGTGGACGAGCGGACCGGCGACACCACACTCTTCAACGAGCCCGGCCCGGACATCGCTGCCGCCGAGTGGTCCGCCTTCCAGGACGTCTACGAGGACCTGCTCGGCTCGGTGTCGGCGGTCGCGCTGTGCGGCAGCCTGCCGCCCGGGCTGCCGGTGGGCGCGTACGCCGGCCTGGTGCGCACCGCGCGCGCCGCGAACGTCCCCGTACTGCTGGACACCAGCGGGGAGGCACTGCGCCGCGCCGTCGCCGCCCGCCCCGACATCATCAAGCCCAACGCCGACGAACTGGCCGAACTCACCGGCTCGCACGAGCCACTGCGCGCCACTCAGGACGCCCGCCGGCGCGGCGCCCGGTCCGTCGTCGCCTCCCTCGGCGCTCAGGGCCTCCTGGCCCACACCCCCGAGGGCCACTGGCGCGCCACCCCGCCGTCCCCCGCCCACGGCAACCCGGCGGGCGCCGGCGACTCCGCGGTCGCGGGACTGCTGTCCGGCCTGGTGGAGAACCTGCCCTGGCCGGACCGCCTGGCCCGCGCCACCGCCCTCGCGACGGCGACCGTCCTGGCCCCGGCGGCCGGAGAGTTCGACCGCGCGGCCTACGAGGAGCTGGTGGGGCGGGTGGCGGTGACCGGCGAGGTCAGCGCGGCCTGAGGGTCAGGACTTGACCCAGCCCTTCACCAGCCACAGCTGGTCCAGGTAGGCGTCGCACTGGTTGCCCTGCTCGCACGAGATCTTGATGGTGTTCGTGCCCTTGTTGAGCTGGATCCAGTTGTACGTCTGCGTCCAGCCTTTCGCGTAGTCGCCCTGGGCAGCGTGTGCGTAGTTCTTCAGGTTGACGGGCGTGCTGGAGGCCGTGCCGTTGACCGTGAGGGTCGCGGTGCCGTCCTTGCCCGGGACGCTGTAGCCGACGTAGACGGTGTACTTGCCCGAATCGGGGATGCCGTTGACGGTCCAGGTGACCGCGGAGCCGACGTTGTTGAAATTCGTCACGTAGACCCCGCCGTCGGCCTTGGCACCCTTGACGTCCGACGCCGTCGTCGCGCCGCCCTCCAGGCGGAGCGCCTTGGCATCGATCGTCGGCAGCCGGCCGTCGGCGGCCACGCTGCTGCTCGCTGACGGGCTCGGGCTGGAGCTCTGCGTGGCCGTGGGGGTCGTGCCGCCGGCCTTGTTGTCGTTCTTCTTGCCGGAGTCGTCGCCGAGCATCGCGATGCCGATGCCGATGACGACCGCGGCGACGACCGCGATCGCGCCGATCAGCAGGCCCTTGGTGTTCGGGCCGCGCCCCCGCCCGCCGCCGTTGCCCGCCGGCATCGGGGTGCGGGTCGTCGGGGCGCCGCCCGGCAGGGTCTCCGGGGCGGCGTAGTGGGCGTTCGGCTGGCCGTACGCGCCCTGCTGCTGGCCGTAGCCCTGCTGCTGCGGCGGCGCCTGGCCGTAGGCCGCCGTGGGGACCTGCTGGCCGGGCTGGCCGTACTGCCGCTGGCCGACCGCACGCACCCTGTTGACCGCGTTCGGGTAGCCGTAGCCACCGGACGGGGGCTGGGCTCCGTTGGCCTGACCGTCGGCGTAGAGGTAGCCGAACGGGTCGTCGTCCTCGGGCGTGCTCGCGCCGCTGTTGCCGGGCGTCATCCCTTGGTACTCCTCAACAGGTGCGGGGAATGCGGTACGGGTATTGAGAGTCGAGCCTACCCGCTCTGACAGACCCAAACGGGTGACTCATGCCGCATCAGCGCCCTGACCGGCCCGCTGACCTGGGGATCACCCGGCGCGGCGGTGCTGTTTGGGACGAGATCGTTTCTCGACGTACATCCGTTCGTCGGCGGACTTGAGCACTTCGTCCGCGGTCATGCCGCAGTGCGCCCAGCCGATGCCGAAGCTGGCGCCGACCCGCACGGCGCGGCCCTCGGCGCGGATCGGCTGGATGATCTCGTTGCGCAGCCGTACGGCGAGGTCCTGGGCGTCGGCCCGGCCGAGCCCGTCGGCGAGGATCACGAACTCGTCGCCGCCGAGCCGGGCCACGGTGTCGCCGTCCCTGACGCCGTTCGACAGGCGCCGGGCCACCTCGATGAGGACGGCGTCGCCCGCGTTGTGCCCGAACCGGTCGTTGATCGACTTGAAGCCGTCGAGGTCGCAGAAGAGGACCGCGAGCCCCTTGGTCCCGTCGTCCCGGTCGCCCTCGGGGGCGACGGTGTGCACGTGGTGGTCGTAGGTGTCGTACGCCTTCACGGCCGCCGGGAAGTCGAAGTCGTGGCCGATGGCGTCGAAGCCGGGGGAACCGTAGGCCGCGTCCAGGGACGCCACCTCGCCGGGGTACGCCGTCTGCGGGCGCCGGCAGAGGCGGGCCGAGAGGCGGGAGCGCAGTTCGGCGGAGTTGGGCAGGCCGGTGAGGGAGTCGTGGGAGGCGCGGTGGGCGAGCTGGAGCTCGCGGCGCTTGCGCTCCTCGATGTCCTCGACGTGGGTGAGCAGGAAGCGGGGGCCGTCGGCGGCGTCCGCGACGACGGAGTTGCGCAGGGACACCCAGACGTACGTGCCGTCGCGGCGGCCCAGCCGGAGCTCCGCGCGGCCGCCCTCCGCCGAGGTGCGCAGCAGGGTGCCGATGTCCTCGGGGTGGACGAGGTCGGAGAAGGAGTAGCGGCGCATCGCGGAGGCGGGGCGGCCCAGGAGCCGGCAGAGGGCGTCGTTGGTGCGCAGGATGCGGCCGTGCTGGTCGCCGCCCATCTCGGCGATGGCCATGCCGGAGGGGGCGTACTCGAAGGCCTGCCGGAAGCTCTCCTCGCTGGCGCGCAGGGCCTGTTGCTCGCGCTCGAGGCGGACCAGGGCGCGCTGCATGTTGGCGCGCAGCCGGGCGTTGCTGATCGCGATGGCGGCCTGGAAGGCGTACATCTGCAGGGCCTCGCGGCCCCAGGCGCCGGGCCTGCGGCCGTTGCGCGGGCGGTCCACGGAGAGCACGCCGAGCAGCTCGCCGCAGGTGCCGCCCGGGGCGCCGGGCGTGTACATGGGGGCGAAGAGCCGGTCGGAGGGGTGCCACTCGTCCTCGAAGCGGGGCGCGGGCCCGTCGGTGTACCACTGAGGGACGTCGTCGTCGTCGAGGACCCAGCCCTCGGTGTGCGGTATGAAGACCAGGTCGCCCCACCGCTCGCCCATGTTCAGCCGGCGCTCCCAGGAGTCGCGGGAGCCGACCCGGCCGGTGATGAGGGCCTCGGCGGCGGAGTTCCCGGAGAAGGCGGCGACGACGAGGTCGCCGTCGGGGCGGACGAGGTTGACGCACGCCAGCTCGTAGCCGAGGCCGTTCACGACGCCGTCGGCGACGGTCTGCAGCGTGTCCGCCAGGCTCCGCGCGGTGTTCATGTCCGCCATGACCTGGTGCAGTTGCCGCAGGGTCGTGAGGCGGACGTACGGCTCCGACTCGATCTCCATGTTCGCCCTCCCCCCGAGACCTCGCAGCGAATCAAAGGGTTCTCATCGGCGTATCGTCTGGTGCAGTCTCAGCCACTGAATCACAGCGCGGAGCCCACTCGGTACACAGGGTCAACAATTCCTGGCTCTTGTGACTCAAGTCACAGCCGAAGCTGAACAATCGAGTGGAGTTTCTGTGTCTTTCCCGTGTGTTTACTGAACGTAAACTTTGTGCGTGTGTGGACATGATGCACGAGTGACCCGACGGACGCGCCGGAATCATGAAGGAAGGCTCCGCCGCCGGTCCTAGGTCGCACGTCGGTTCCGGGCTCGGTCCGGGCTCGGGCGGAGGGCCGATGCGGGGTCCGCGACCCGGTCACTAGCGTTGCCCGGGTGCTGAACACTTCCCTCGTGCCGTCCCGCCCCTCCCCCGCCGCCCCGGCCCCGTCCGGGCATGCTGAGGGGGTGACCAACGACGAGTTCCGCGCGGCGATGTCCCGGCTGGCCGCGGGCGTGGTCCTGGTGACCGCCCAGGAGCCGCCGCTCGACCCGGACGACCCACAGGCGCCCCGGGGCGAGGACGTGGGCATGACGGCGACGGCGTTCATGTCGGTGTCCCTGGACCCGCCGCTGGCCCTGGTCAGCCTGCGCGAGGGTTCCCGCATGGACGACCTGCTCGCCGAGCAGCCGCTGTGGGCGGTGTCGGTCCTCGCCGGCAGCCAGCGCCACATCGCCGGCCGGTTCGCGATGAAGGGCCGCGTCAGCGACCGCCTGCTCTTCGCGGACATCCCCTACGTCCGCGGCGAGGTCTCCGGCGCCCCTCTGGTGTCCGGCGCCCTGGCCACGCTGGAACTGCGCACCGAACAGCGGGTCACGGCGGGCGACCACACCCTGGTCGTCGGCCGCGTCCTGACGGCCCACACCCCCGGCGCGGACGACGGCCCGCTGATGTACTTCAAGGGGCGCTACCGGCATCTGGGCTGAGCGGGTGGCGGTTACGACCAGTCCCGTCCGGAGCGGCCTCTTTTCGTGTCCGCGCGCTGCTTCTTCTCCCGCAGCCGCCGCTCGTTGATGCCGCGGGGGATGCGGGTCGGCCTGCGCGGCTTCGGCGGGGGCGCGGTGGCCTCGGCGAGCAGAGCCGCGAGACGCACGGCGGCGGCCTCGCGGTTGCGCCACTGGGAGCGGTGCTCGGAGGCGCGTACGGTGATGACCCCGTCGACGAGACGGGACGCCAGCCGCTGCAGGGCGCGCTGCTTCCACACCTCGGGCAGGGCCTCGGTGTTCGCCAGGTCGAAGCGCAATTCGACGGCGGAATCGGAGGTGTTGACGTGCTGGCCGCCGGGCCCCGAGGACCG encodes:
- a CDS encoding flavin reductase family protein; this translates as MLNTSLVPSRPSPAAPAPSGHAEGVTNDEFRAAMSRLAAGVVLVTAQEPPLDPDDPQAPRGEDVGMTATAFMSVSLDPPLALVSLREGSRMDDLLAEQPLWAVSVLAGSQRHIAGRFAMKGRVSDRLLFADIPYVRGEVSGAPLVSGALATLELRTEQRVTAGDHTLVVGRVLTAHTPGADDGPLMYFKGRYRHLG
- a CDS encoding ROK family protein; the encoded protein is MEHVIALDVGGTGMKAALVAADGELLHQARRATGRERGPGAVVEGILDFAAELGAYGVERFGAPAAAAGVAVPGIVDEERGVAAYAANLGWRDVPLRDLLTRRLGVPVVLGHDVRTGGLAEGRIGAGRGADRFLFVPLGTGIAGAIGIDGRVEAGAHGFAGEIGHIVVRPGGTPCPCGQHGCLERFASASAVSRAWARACGDPDADAADCAKAVESGDARARTVWHEAVDALADGLVTALTLLDPRTLIIGGGLAEAGETLFTPLRDAVRRRVTFQRLPSIVPASLGDTAGCLGAGLLAWDLLTTSTTPRR
- a CDS encoding CBM35 domain-containing protein encodes the protein MTPGNSGASTPEDDDPFGYLYADGQANGAQPPSGGYGYPNAVNRVRAVGQRQYGQPGQQVPTAAYGQAPPQQQGYGQQQGAYGQPNAHYAAPETLPGGAPTTRTPMPAGNGGGRGRGPNTKGLLIGAIAVVAAVVIGIGIAMLGDDSGKKNDNKAGGTTPTATQSSSPSPSASSSVAADGRLPTIDAKALRLEGGATTASDVKGAKADGGVYVTNFNNVGSAVTWTVNGIPDSGKYTVYVGYSVPGKDGTATLTVNGTASSTPVNLKNYAHAAQGDYAKGWTQTYNWIQLNKGTNTIKISCEQGNQCDAYLDQLWLVKGWVKS
- the cdgB gene encoding diguanylate cyclase CdgB; this translates as MEIESEPYVRLTTLRQLHQVMADMNTARSLADTLQTVADGVVNGLGYELACVNLVRPDGDLVVAAFSGNSAAEALITGRVGSRDSWERRLNMGERWGDLVFIPHTEGWVLDDDDVPQWYTDGPAPRFEDEWHPSDRLFAPMYTPGAPGGTCGELLGVLSVDRPRNGRRPGAWGREALQMYAFQAAIAISNARLRANMQRALVRLEREQQALRASEESFRQAFEYAPSGMAIAEMGGDQHGRILRTNDALCRLLGRPASAMRRYSFSDLVHPEDIGTLLRTSAEGGRAELRLGRRDGTYVWVSLRNSVVADAADGPRFLLTHVEDIEERKRRELQLAHRASHDSLTGLPNSAELRSRLSARLCRRPQTAYPGEVASLDAAYGSPGFDAIGHDFDFPAAVKAYDTYDHHVHTVAPEGDRDDGTKGLAVLFCDLDGFKSINDRFGHNAGDAVLIEVARRLSNGVRDGDTVARLGGDEFVILADGLGRADAQDLAVRLRNEIIQPIRAEGRAVRVGASFGIGWAHCGMTADEVLKSADERMYVEKRSRPKQHRRAG
- the nagA gene encoding N-acetylglucosamine-6-phosphate deacetylase, which encodes MATSKVLAGARVVLPTGIVDDGRVIVEGTRIADAAPEDAPVLDVSGHWLVPGFVDIHNHGGGGASFSGSADDVLTAVRTHRWHGTTTLVASTVTGEMDFLVQQAGLLSELAEQGEIAGIHFEGPFISPCRKGAHSEELLRDPDPAEVRKLVDAGRGWARMVTLATELPGGIDSVRLLTELGVIAAVGHTDATYEQTREAIEAGATVATHLFNAMPVLGHRSPGPVAALLEDERVTVELVNDGTHLHPAALELAFRHAGAGRVAFITDAMDAAGTGDGRYMLGPLEVEVTDGVARLVEGGSIAGSTLTLDRAFRRAVTVDRLPVQDVVAALSANPARLLGIDDRVGSLEPGKDADLVLLDEDFTLKGVMRHGAWVIEPQLG
- the arfB gene encoding alternative ribosome rescue aminoacyl-tRNA hydrolase ArfB translates to MDGMSGPHIIRGSVALPEAELAWRFSRSSGPGGQHVNTSDSAVELRFDLANTEALPEVWKQRALQRLASRLVDGVITVRASEHRSQWRNREAAAVRLAALLAEATAPPPKPRRPTRIPRGINERRLREKKQRADTKRGRSGRDWS
- a CDS encoding 1-phosphofructokinase family hexose kinase; the protein is MILTVTLNTALDITCRVPSLRPHTSHRVSHVTERPGGKGLNVARVLAALGHDVTVTGFAGGTTGREVRDRLADTPGLVDALVPVAGRTRRTTAVVDERTGDTTLFNEPGPDIAAAEWSAFQDVYEDLLGSVSAVALCGSLPPGLPVGAYAGLVRTARAANVPVLLDTSGEALRRAVAARPDIIKPNADELAELTGSHEPLRATQDARRRGARSVVASLGAQGLLAHTPEGHWRATPPSPAHGNPAGAGDSAVAGLLSGLVENLPWPDRLARATALATATVLAPAAGEFDRAAYEELVGRVAVTGEVSAA